ccataatgacaaagcaaaaactgtttttcagAAACTgctaatacatttacataagtattcagacctttttattcagtactttgttgaagcacgtttggcagcgattacagcctcgagtcttcttgggtatgacatgggagaaactccaaataCTGGCGTGCCAAGCTTCTGGCACGCCAGtatttggagtttctcccattctctgtagatcctctcaaactctgtcaggttggatggggagcgttgctgcacagctattttcaggtctctccagtgatgttcgatcgggttaaaatttggcctctggctgggcactcaaggacattcagagacttgtcctgaagccattcctgcgttgtcttactgtgcttaggtttgttgtcctgttggaaggtgaattcaattgattggacatgatttggaaagtcacacacctgtctatataaggtcccacagttggcactgcatgtcagagcaaaaaccaagccatgaggtcgaagcaattgtccgtagatctccgagacaggattgtgtcatggcacagatctggggaagggtaccaaaatatttctgcagcattgacggtccccaagaacacagtggcctccatcattcttaaatggaagaagtttggaaccaccaagaatcttcctagagctggctgcctggccaaactgagggaggagaagggccttggtcagggaggtgaccaagaaccctatggtcactctgacagagctccagagttcatatgtggagatgggagaaccttccagaaggacaaccatctctgcagcactctaatcaggcggaagccactccttagtaaaagccacatgacagctcgctaggagtttgtcaaaaggcacctaaaggactatcagaccatgagaaacaagattatctggtctgatgaaaccaacatccaacactggcctgaatgccaagcgtcatgtttggaggaaacctggcaccatcccttcggtGAATAATGATGGTGGTAGCATGTTTTCcagcggcagggacttggagactagtcataattgagggaaagatgaacggagcaaggaTCTTTTATATAATCTACACGGGTAATGAGTCTGTATTTAATGAGGGTATCTCATCCCTTTTTAAGTGTTTAAGGAATCTGAGTCTCATGACAGGCCTCTTAAGAATGACACAGATTgcaaataaacaaaacatttgaAATAATCAAGAAGGTTGTGCTTTTTAGACTTCTCAACTCGTAATGGGTCAATTGCTGTCCATGATGGTAATGATATAAAAATGTAAACATCCTTTTTGATATTTTCTTCCACTTGACCTTTCTATCCATCAGACTACACAATACTTTGTCATTTCATTTCTCAAATAAAAATTTACCGGTGTAACTGAATAAGTAAGAGGAGCACAAGTTCTTTGTGCTCTTTTGTATTCTCTCTCAGAACTATATGAGATTATACTGTATGTGGACAATGAAAGAATTTCCTCGCATCAATAGAAGCCACAGTTGAGTTTTCCTACAGCTCACACAGGACAGCCACTTGACTGATCATGTGAAAGCTGGGTCAAGTCATGTGCTAGCTCCTCTCTGATCAGCTTTTAAAACGTCCTGTCCATGGGACGTTTGAGCtaaagtaggctaatgcgattagcatgaggttgtaagtaacaagaacatttcccaggacatagtcATATCTaatattgtcagaaagcttattcttgttaatctaactacactgtccattttacagtagctattacagtgaaagaatgtcatgctattgtttgaggagagtgcacaatttttaaaagttattaataaacaaattaggcacatttgggcagtcttgatacaacattttgaacataaatgcaatggttaATGCAATGGTTAATTCAttcagtctaaaactttgtacatgcactgctgccatctagtggtcaaaTTCTAAATTGCACTTGGGCTGTAATAATACATTAtggtctttctcttgcatttcaacgATGatggtacaattttttttttttacaaaataacttttttttctttgtattatcttttaccagatctattgttatATTcacctacattcctttcacatttccacaaacttcagtgtttcctttcaaatggtaccaagaatatgcatatccttgcttcaggcaggagctacaggcagttagatttgggtatgtccttttaggtgaaaattgggaGAAAAAAGGGGCGGAACCTTATGCCCCTGTGATCATGAAGCCACTCATTGGGAATTTCAGctatgtgttctgttagaccTGTGTTTGCCTGTTTCTAAATGTTAAGGCAATTTGCAGTATATTGGCTATATTAACAGTACTGTAATTACATTGTATATTATGACCGTTTCCAATTATATAATTAGTTAAGCCTGTAATGTCCTCTGGAAGACCTGTATAGAATCTTCTGAAGTCCTTGCAATGTAATAGTGACTCAACTGTATTTATTGTTACTATAATAATGGTGAATGTACCACTATTTacagtaatgtatgtaatgtagtTGTGTTCTCTATGCAAAAGCATGTTACATGCAAGTAAGAATATGACCATAATATGGTACTTTTGTTTAATATTTTAGGGCAGGTTCAGTACGAGGCTGCACAATGACAATGACTGACTGGGATTATGACTTTCTGATCAAGCTCCTGTCGGTAGGGGATTCTGGAGTAGGGAAGACCACATTCCTCTACAGGTACACAGACAACAAGTTCAACCACAAGTTCACCACCACAGTGGGAATAGACTTCAGGGAAAAGAGAGTGGTGAGTCGTGATGCTTTACTCCAGTGTGTAGCTTATGACATTCATTTCAAAGAGAAAATTCATTTTCGGTCATCATTGCTCCACAGCTTCCAATTTATGATAATGTGGTTCTGCAAATCCAAAAGGTTGAACAGttgatttgtttttttacaaGGAATAGTAGGGTATCAACTCAAATATAGCTGCAAGCAGCGATGACCTGGGGTCCAAGCCTTTCTCGCCTTCTCAAATATTCTGCCTTATTTTACAAGTCATAGATTTCAGTTCAGGTACAACACCAACAATCCCTCACTGTCTAGGGATGTCTATCTGAAAccggcagtggtgggatttgaacctgggCTTTCATGTAATTACAAGACGAAGGCCTATGGTCACAGAAAAAAAATGGGTTGAACACTGTGGAAGAGCATGCGTGTATGTATGAATTGCAGGTTCCAGTCTTGACTCAATCTTGTAACACTGTAATATTTGCCATTTAGCAggtcacttttatccaaagcaacttgcGGTCATGCGTGCATTCATTCTTTACATTTGAGTGATCGtgagaatcaaacccactatcctggcattgcaagcgccatgccctaccaactgagctacagaggaccaccatGTGGGTAGCGTGCTGGCAatgtaaacatctgtcgttctgcccctgaacaaggcagttaacacaatgttcctaggctgtcattgtaattaagaatttgctcttaactgacttgcctagttaaagtttCAAAtaaaacatactgtactgtgctaAACTATGGTGAACTGtggggctcagttggtagagcaaagcgcttgcaatgccagggttgtgggttagatTCCCACGGGGTACCAATacgaaaaagtatgaaaatgtatgcgctCACTACTTTAAATTGCTCTGAaatagtgtctgctaaatgactaaaatgtactgAACTTAACAGAACTATAAACTACTCATGTTTACTCTATTGGGTCTTATTTTTACCCATTTAAACTGGTCTTGTTTTGGTCATGGTCTCGATCCACTGGTCTTCGGTCTGGGTGTTAGAAAGTCTAGTCTGAATCTAAAGGGCTCCGGTCCTGACTTCATCTCTGGTACTCGCACCAATTTTATACTCTTGAATCCATACGTATGGTTACATGTAAACAATAATGTGATTATTGTGgttgtggatagtcagattaatataatagtttgattaaaacGTAAACAAGCTTTGCAAGAAGAACTATTTCCCTAATAATGCTGTTTATATAATGCACTCTAATGCAGAAAATCGACATTCAAAATTAACATTCTACTAcagcgaccatgttatttttgggaagcatatttgattctgagttcgaTCATGTAAAGTTTGTATGTGGAAAACTACGTCTAAGACGCATACATTCAGTCCTAACTCGCTGATCTGCGCATATCTCAGACACCGCTGGAATGCCGATTAAGacgtttacatgtcctaataataAGAAAGAAtcctcagaaaaccaggtgttttaatcggcTGACGCTAACTTCGATTTTGACCTCATGCCGatttaagataaacagagtaaggTGTGTACATTACTTTTTCATAATCTGCATACTGCCATAATCCCTTTAATATCGATTTATTAGTGTGCGTGTAAACGTACTCCATGTTGGTAGTggacaagtgcacacttcaggtaACATTGTAGAGTATTGAGATGAATGGCCAGGAGGGGGCTCTGTTTCCTTCAAGGTTGACTTGAATTGTCAGGCCGGGGCTCACTTTACTTTTAAGAAATCAACTTAATTTATGGAGCATATAACGATATTGGTCTATAGATGCTGTACACCAAGTTTCTGAGAAATCGGTTTAGCGGTGTCTGAGAAaaagttgaacattttggaaatgTCAGATGATCCGTCATGGTGATGTCATTGGTCCTAGcggaaaatgtgtttatttgggTAAAGAGAAACCTTTGTACCTAATTCTGTGACTAGGTCAAATGGGGAGGCGGGGCTGACCTTTTGAAGTCAAGTTGTTTATAGTGCcaccattttttaaaattaaaaagtagtttttattgaactaggcaagtcagtttagaacaaatgtttgtttacaatgacggcctaccccggacaaagCTGGGAAAATTCTgtaccaccctatgggactcccaatcacggctggatgtgctgcagcctggatttgaaccaggtacttTAATGATaccttttgcactgagatgcagtgctttagaccgctgtggTACTCGGGAGCCTGAGTTGCACCATTTGGCTGAATTGCACCCGTATTAACCAGATGTATTTGTCCACCAACGTACACCATCCCACCAAGTTTGGTCTCTATAGGTCTTACCATTTTAAGCGCTATAGTGCTCCAAAAATAGGATAATAATAATCCGAACAATTGTAATTTCAAGCCTCGCCGGGACTTGGACCGCTAATTATAACAGTATGTTGGATTGGTAAAACAAATTCTAGAGCCAAAGAGTATGTCTTTGGTCCTAGCTCTTGATATGACACTTATTTGACATCTTATGTCTTCAGACGTATTTGGGGACTGGCTCTGATGGAACGACAGAGAAGACTTTTAAAGTGCACCTACAGCTCTGGGACACAGCAGGGCAGGAGAGGTAGGCCATGTAAACAAGCAGACAGTACATTTTGTATCATTTTGTAAGATAAGGATTTTCAATGATAGTCCACGTCCATCGCTTTACCAGCATCTGAACATTGTTGTAATTGTATAAATTCCAGGTTCAGAAGTCTCACCACAGCCTTCTTCAGAGATGCCATGGGCTTCCTGCTCATGTTTGATCTAACCAATCAGCAGAGTTTTCTGAATGTCAGGAACTGGATGAGTATGTCTGTGAATCATCCATTTAGTACATCCTTTAAGAACCAGACCGACCACATTGATCGGGTATTTCAGTTGTGTATTTGGCattatcagtggtgtaaagtacttaagtaaaaatagtttttggggggtatctgtactttactattcatattttgacaacttttacttcacaacattcctaaagaaaactaTTTACTTttcttactccatacattttccctgacacccaaaatgataggaaaattgtccaattcacacacttatcaaaatgacatccttggtcatctctactgcctctgatctggcagactcactaaacacatgcttcgctTGTAAATTATATCTGTGTTGgcgcgtgcccctggctatccgtaaatatatacatgttttttaatggtgccttctggtttgcttaatataaggaatattacattatttatacttttacttttgatacttaagtatatttaaaaccaaatacttttagactttttgcTCAAGTAGGttttttactgggtaactttcactttCGCTTAAATCATTTTCTATTGAGATCTTTActgttactcaagtatgacaattgggtactttttcaccACTGGGCATTATAGTAAATTATCTTGGTAGCATGGTAGTTTGCTGTGATTCAAATATGATTTGACATATCCATAAATAACTGAAATTGTATTATGTCTTGTTATGATTGTTCAGGTCAGCTGCAGGCAAATGCCTATTGTGACAGTCCAGACATAGTCTTAGTTGGCACCAAAGCAGACCTTAAAAACCTGAGAGATGTACAAGGAAAACAAGCCAGAGACCTGGCGGACAGATATGGGTAAGTGAGATCAATACTTGCTTGCTCAGGACAAAATTCTGCTGCCTCTATGAAATCTGATCTGACCGTACAATGCAATAAAATGACTGGCTAGTCCTTTTACCATTGGCACTGCTAACTTCTCCAGTGCCTTAACATGAACTGAGGTTGTTTGAGTTCATACCTTCAGCACCACTGTAAAGCATTTATACCGATCCAGATCCAATGCTGGAAACAGGCTCACTATTTTAATACCTCTAATTTACAAGGAAGGAATCCGTGATCTACTACAAGCCAAGGTCTATGGATCTTCTTAAGCATCTTTAAACTAGAAATGACCCTATTAGAAATAAACCACAAGTTAACTGACCTTAATAATACATAAACCGAAAGTTAACTGTTCTTTATCCATTCATTATTCAGTATAGTGTTCAGTATAATAAGTTCCTCCCTTCCTGCTTAGTATCCCCTACTTTGAGACGAGTAGTGCCACAGGGGCTGAGGTGGACCAGGCAGTGACCACTCTGCTGGACCTGGTGATGAGACGCATGGAGCAGAGCACAGAGGGGCCTGGGTCAGAGGCAGCCAATGGGAGTGCTGCCACTAACGACACGGCTGAAACATCCACCAGCAGGAGGTGTGCCTGTTAGGATGTAGGGATGTCCATCCATTCAAATGTGTAACTATTGCATCTGGGGAGTATTATTACATTAGAAAGTTCAATTatcccatacagtatttataggAAGTGTATTATCCTCTTATGCAttaatgtgtgtttgtctggATTGATAACTGTCACACTCAAGCTATATATTCCCAACCTGGTCATCATTACCTGCTGAGtctgtacatgtactgtatgttaataaTATGAAACGAGCAAAAGAACACACAATCTAATACTGTAAAATGATTCAAAGTAAATGAAAGCACCATGTGTATGTACATCTCAAACTGATATTTGCAATTTGACTAAGCTTTGTGTGATTCTAAATAGGTAAATACTAATGGGAAGTGTTTGAAGAAAAGTTGTATATCAgagattttttaaatttattttatttgacagaTTGAAGCATTGATGGAAGGAAAATACAGGTACATACATTTATCATTGACAATATATAATCCTAACAGATTATGCAACAACTCATTAACAATCATGGTTATTTCCTTAAATGTGAATGAGAAAATGTATTATTCTGTTTCACAAACCGAGATAGCAAAGTGCATTACAGGATCCATGAGTTCTATATGACATGGAGCACATTTGGTGTTTAGCTTGATTATTAGTGGAACAAAATTGTCATGCACATTGAATAAAGTATAGAACATGTTTAGAGCCCATAAATACTGTCAACCCAGACAAAAATTAGTTGAATATGTTTTAATACAAAGTCTTCAGAGTAAATGcagtcactttaaataaagttaatGTCTGTTTTACCAATGATTGCCCTTTGACAGGAAAATGTCTGGTTGCTTTATTTTTATCAAAGAAATACATACAAGCGCAAACTTTTGGTGATTTGCAATCCTATAGGAATTCCGGGGTTCTATCACTGgcatagcaacaaaaaaaacgccACACACACCCCTGAGCTTTGGGGGCCCCGGGCCACGCAGATGGTACTGAAAACATAAGCCATTCATCATAAGCCATTCATCATTTTTTTTGTTACATTAAATTAGTACTGCTaaattttctctcagcctcatggcagaATGTGTCAAATAGCAGGAAATTGGGTCATGGATTCTTGAAAGTCGGGGCAATCCTTGTCCAGcaggaaacttttttttttatagttGAAAAAGTGATTTTGTTGCATTCTTTGATCTAAAATGTATATTTAGCAAAATTATGTAAGGAAAACCTTTTTGTGGGGTAATATTCAATATACTTTCAATATTATTTGTTTCCATGTCGGCTCTATGCCTGGAAATGCCTTTGTCCCGGAGCAAAGGATTTCCATTTCAAACTCTCCCAAAAAGTACTTAAAAAATAATGGGTATTAATTGAAAACATATGTTTCTTTCCTCTGTGACTTTAATATTTATCTCAAAACTTGTGGCTGGAGATTTGGTCAACTTTGTCAGATTTGTCTAAAATGCAGAATTAATTAGGAATGAGCAGGGCCAGCTATACCATAAAGACCccttgttttaagatggtcataccaaggataatttaactatttaattttgaattttaggaccccttaaGGCACGAGTgtgctaagctgtcatcaaggcaaagggtggctatttaaagTATATAAGTAGCGTACTACAAATATAACAGATttggatttatttaacacttttatggttattacatgattccatatgtgttatttcatagttttgatgtcttcactattattctacaatgtagaaaacagtaaaaataaaaacccttgaatgagtaggtgttctaaaactcttgactggttgtgtgtgtgtgtgtgtatgtatatatatgtatatatatgatgAAACATGAATAAACAGTCAAAATAATTAATAGGATGATTGTTCTGAAGAGTctctcctatatctgagagatacagtggggcaaaaaagtatttagtcagccaccaattgtgcaagttctcccacttaaaagatgagagaggcctgtaattttcatcataggtacacttcaactatgaccgacaaaatgaggaaaaaataaataaaaaatcaggagaaaatcacattgtaggattttttatgaatttatttgccaattatggtggaaaataagtatttggtcacctacaaacaagcaagatttctggctctcacagacctgtaacttcttctttaagaggctcctctgttctccactcgttacctgtattaatggcacctgtttgaacttgttatcagtataaaagacacctgtccacaacctcaaacagtcacactccaaactccactacggccaagaccaaagagctgtcaaaggacaccagaaacaaaattgtagacctgcaccaggctgggaagactgaatctgcaataggtaagcagcttggtttgaagaaatcaactgtgggagcaattattaggaaatggaagacatacaagaccactgataatctccctcgagctggggctccacacaagatctcaccctgtggggtcaaaatgatcacaagaacggtgagcaacaatcccagaaccacatggggggaactagtgaatgacctgcagaaagctaggaccaaagtaacaaagcttaccatcagtaacacactatgccgccagggactcaaatcctgcagtgccagacgtgtccccctgcttaagccagtacatgtccaggcccgtctgaagtttgctagagagcatttggatgatccagaagaagattgggagaatgtcatatggtcagatgaaaccaaaatataacttttttggtaaaaactcaactcgttgtgtttggaggacaaagaatactgagttgcatccaaagaacaccatacctactgtgaagcatgggggtggaaacatcatgctttggggctgtttttctgcaaagggaccaggacgactgatccgtgtaaaggaaagaataaatggggccatgtatcgtgagattttgagtgaaaacctccttccatcagcaagggcattgaagattaaacgtggctgggtctttaagcatgacaatgatcccaaacacaccgcccgggcaacgaagcagtggcttcataagaagcatttcaaggtcctggagtggccttgccagtctccagatctcaaccccatagaaaatctttggagggagttgaaagtccgtgttgcccagcaacagccccaaaacatcacagctctagaggagatctgcatggaggaatgggccaatataccagcaacagtgtgtgaaaaccttgtggagACTTACAAaaaacttttgacctctgtcattgccaacaaagggtatataacaaagtattgagataaacttttgttattgaccaaatacttattttccaccataatttgcaaataaattcattacaaatcctacaatgtgattttctggattttattttctcattttgtctgtcatagttgaagcgtacctatgatgaaaattacaggcctctctcatctttttaagtgggagaacatgcgcaattggtggctgactaaatacttttttgccccactgtagatataAGACAGATCAGGAAACTATttttatttaaccccttattttggCCACTAAACTATCTCCATATATACAGTTCTTCCATAAAAAAAATAACTGGTACCTGCTACTTTCAGACGAGGCTTGTAGGCAGCCTAGAGCAAACCAacatgtatgtgtttgtgagagattcacctttccacagaggggtcatattagtgtgtagcccaaactgtttggacactacagacagaagttggcagatcggctgtaccgatTTCAGACGAGTCCTGTGATACTTGTCGGGGTTagaacaaaacagagaacaccattgtgtttgtgactcatctttccatagaggggtcataataatAGCCAATCCTTTTGAAAGTTACAGAGGTTTTTCTGAGAATATCAATTATCGGGATATCTCATGGACTGACAAACACAGCTCAAACATGGCGACATCTccgatgtggtggattgagacacagcccttgcaacaacaaaaaaacacaaaaaaaactgtaGGGTTAAACACTTGTTGGGCAATAATTGTACAAATTAAATGCCTTTTATGGTGTCAGATGGAGTTAAATCCAGCTAGTTGTATTTTATGGAAAAAATGGTACGCTAGCTGCTACTTTGGTCTATCAAAATGTATATTTCAAATGTTATTAATATTAAGACAAATAATTGTGGGAAAAAGTTGAGATTGTCCCATCTTTCAAGAATCCCTGAGCTCTAAAATAGCAACATTTTCACACAGCCTCATGGAAAAATTTGTAAAATAGCATGAAATTAGCTATAAAACTTAGACCTTGTGGGGGGACAGCAAAACTGCGCTATGCCACTGGGTTCTGTTGGTACCATTCCTTTTGAAAACAAAAGTGTtggcacacactaacacacacattgGACATTTTTCTCTAAGGAAATGTGGGGAGAATAAATTCCCTTCCTTCATGTGAGCAGTACAATAGTCTTCTTTGGTGATGATCAGTACATGGAAGCAGTCAAAGGAAGACATTCATGGCGGCACAAGTagtataaatcaccaacagaaccTATTAGATGAGACTGAAAAGACAAATATACCACACAACTATCCAAGTGTTTTCTATCTCAGGAAATCATTTGTCGACACATCATCAAATAAAAAACCTCCATCGAATGAAAGATATTGTTGTACATCATTGCCATACTTAAGCCAACATTTCAAATCATGTTACATTCAGATAATTTAACATGTCTAGTTTTAATGGGCATTCGTTGGTATATTTACTTATATGAAACATTCTAAGAGGGAAAGATCTAATTACATTTCAAATCTAATCTACATAATCAGGGTATGGACTAAGAGTAAAGTACTACCTAGCAAACTAATGGCATATTAGTATCATATATTTGTATTCTAATAATGATGACAGACAGTCCTATGATGGGAAAACAAATTGGTATGTTCTAAAATACTTCTGTGGGCATACACCATCCATTTAAGACTGAAGAACTTGAAAAGAACCAATGATCTGGTTCATGAGCATAGTCAATCTGAACTCATAAGCAGGGTCACCACCTTCCCAATGAGTGCATGTGCTGTGAGTCATGTGGATATCATGTTGTACCATTTGAGCAAAGTCGTTGTACTGACATCAATGGTTAAGTACTAAAAAATGTCCAATCCATACCCAATCCTCTAACATAGTGGAGCTTGACTTGATATTTTTCATATAACATTTTGCTGAGAAAAGTAAAGATAATCTAGAGATATAAAAAATAAAGTTACATTAGTTCTTTCATTGTCAGAAAGGGAAAACTAATACTTTTGGTCCCAGTGGTTTGATAGGAATTTATGCTTTAAAACAACTTTCATATAAAGTTTCTGATGATATTTCAATTAAAATATTAGCACAAATAATAACAAAAAACACCGTATCCCCTCGAAACATAATCTCCTTCAAAAATGTTGTATAAAACTAGCCTTGAACATTTGCTAGTCTCTTACATGCAATGTCATTCAATAGTGTATCATGCTCTTTGTACAAGATGCTATAATTATTAATCAAAACATTAATATCTGGTTAAAAAGTCAAAGTAATGTCTATGTGGTAGAATGCAAAACGTTTCCCTGTGTTGCTACATCATAACAATAGTGATGTGTTATTGACTAAAGATAGGAAGTAATGTTCATTTGAGGTGGTTCAATACATAAAATctatatatattactgtatgcATCCCAGTGTGAAATCCCTTTAACTTTTATCACTATGATTTTCTATCGTATTTTGAAAATATAAGATTTGAAGTCATTTGAAATTTAAACAGAACACAggcactttaaaaaataaaagctgcaatatgtaactttttggggacccgaccaaattcacattgaaaagcaagtctaagaagctgtagatctgttctaggtgcgttatttctatgcttcccgttcttaagttttgtttttgcctcTATTACTTTCGTTttttacaccagcttcaaacagctaaaaatacaacatgtttggttatggaaaatatatttcacagaggTTTGGATGGTACAATAattatctacactatacttgcttgttatcacataaactgaaattaggcaaactattcaaATTTTTTGAACCAGGAAATGACAGAGccatttctgcatagtgcatctttaattcTTAATcttaatgatgatgataacaACAATATACATGTACTTTAAAGTTTACTGTAATTAAATTCAGTCTATGGCTTGGTGTTGGAATGCAGATTATTCATCCTCAAACTGAAATATTACCAGAGCTATCACCAGAATCCCAATAAAATAGTGGGACTAGGGCTATCACTGCAGTATCTTTATCTATATAGGGCAGCAATTTACATACATAAAGAGGCCTTGTAAACAAATCTGAAAACAGTGCAGTGTGCTGGCTGAGCCCATTGTCTATCTACTGGCACCTGTGGCGGTTCACTGTATGCTCAAAAGGGCTGGAAAATAGACAGTGTGTCTGTTTGCACCTCAGTGGAGGCATTTGAATCTGATTAGAAAAAAACACTG
The genomic region above belongs to Oncorhynchus mykiss isolate Arlee chromosome 6, USDA_OmykA_1.1, whole genome shotgun sequence and contains:
- the LOC110525428 gene encoding ras-related protein Rab-27B; its protein translation is MTMTDWDYDFLIKLLSVGDSGVGKTTFLYRYTDNKFNHKFTTTVGIDFREKRVTYLGTGSDGTTEKTFKVHLQLWDTAGQERFRSLTTAFFRDAMGFLLMFDLTNQQSFLNVRNWMSQLQANAYCDSPDIVLVGTKADLKNLRDVQGKQARDLADRYGIPYFETSSATGAEVDQAVTTLLDLVMRRMEQSTEGPGSEAANGSAATNDTAETSTSRRCAC